A genomic region of Leptolyngbya sp. NIES-2104 contains the following coding sequences:
- a CDS encoding class I SAM-dependent methyltransferase — MATRKDTIFEQYLAPIARFFVDEDEMRKLHQSINWQRECDRFTDPNLIYPNYYKTQNFHGIEGGYLTIGAATSYDPVTQLALPPNETWVRQQVIDTIQGQPLRILDLGCGTGSTTLLLKQAFPNAEVFGLDLSPYMLAVADRKAKQANLTIHWIHGKAEHTKFSDHSFDLVTASLLFHETPPSISKLILQECYRLLKSSGEVVILDGSQKTLRQTEWLTQIFEEPYIRDYAHDSTEAWMGAAGFSAVHSHEFWWLHQITHGTKALTCTDFEEFDEFDGEFAVS; from the coding sequence ATGGCAACTCGTAAAGATACAATTTTCGAGCAGTATTTAGCTCCGATCGCACGCTTCTTTGTCGATGAAGACGAAATGCGAAAACTGCATCAGAGCATCAATTGGCAAAGGGAATGCGATCGCTTCACTGATCCGAATTTGATCTATCCGAACTACTACAAAACTCAAAACTTCCACGGCATCGAAGGCGGCTATTTAACGATCGGGGCAGCGACTTCTTATGATCCCGTGACTCAACTGGCGCTTCCTCCGAATGAAACGTGGGTGCGGCAACAAGTAATCGATACGATTCAAGGTCAACCGCTGCGGATTCTCGATCTCGGTTGCGGCACAGGCTCAACGACCTTGTTGCTTAAACAGGCGTTTCCGAATGCAGAAGTATTTGGACTAGATTTATCGCCCTATATGTTGGCGGTTGCCGATCGTAAAGCGAAACAAGCTAATCTCACAATCCATTGGATTCACGGCAAAGCAGAACATACGAAATTTTCTGATCATTCATTCGATCTAGTCACCGCTTCGTTACTGTTCCACGAAACACCCCCGTCAATCTCAAAATTGATTTTGCAAGAATGCTATCGATTGCTCAAATCAAGCGGTGAAGTGGTCATTCTCGATGGCAGTCAGAAAACGCTAAGACAAACTGAATGGCTCACCCAAATTTTTGAAGAACCGTACATCCGCGACTATGCTCATGACAGCACCGAAGCTTGGATGGGAGCAGCAGGATTCTCAGCCGTTCACAGTCATGAATTTTGGTGGTTGCATCAAATTACACATGGAACCAAAGCGCTAACCTGCACCGATTTTGAGGAATTTGATGAGTTTGATGGAGAATTTGCAGTGTCCTAA
- a CDS encoding COG3650 family protein, producing the protein MKTKVLLMGFAASLLMLVPAIANQTKPRPVESFTVVGTEPFWNVEINQSGITYGTPEPKKVVFPYVAPLNAEGRPADSVRVYRLKGMTSGTLVIRKGACSDGMSDRKYDHSATMILGDTVKEGCAIKK; encoded by the coding sequence ATGAAAACGAAAGTTCTGTTGATGGGTTTCGCTGCAAGTTTGTTAATGTTGGTGCCTGCGATCGCAAATCAAACCAAACCTCGCCCGGTTGAGTCGTTTACAGTAGTTGGCACTGAGCCGTTTTGGAACGTTGAGATCAACCAATCTGGAATTACCTACGGTACACCGGAGCCGAAAAAAGTGGTGTTCCCCTATGTTGCGCCTTTGAATGCAGAGGGGCGACCTGCTGACAGTGTGCGAGTGTATCGCTTGAAGGGAATGACCAGTGGAACCTTGGTGATTCGGAAAGGTGCGTGTAGTGATGGAATGTCCGATCGCAAATACGACCATTCTGCAACGATGATCTTAGGGGACACCGTGAAGGAAGGTTGCGCGATCAAGAAGTAG